The Pseudomonas sp. R4-35-07 genome contains a region encoding:
- a CDS encoding TonB-dependent siderophore receptor, with protein sequence MLAPFTRSITFTLGLFSLVLSPELLAETDPEHAPANALELGATTVTAEGLGATTEHTGAYTTGSMNTATRLNLSIKETPQSISVITRQQMDDFNLNTLTDVLRQTTGVNVQHNDSDRVSYTARGYGISNFQIDGMLNTFGYMKSDADTIIYDRIEVVRGATGLTTGAGDPSATVNMVRKRPTAQWQAKTGISGATHDNYYSYLDVGGPLAFDGKLRGRSVLAYRDSKSFRDNYALQRAVGYGILEGDLSDDTVLAVGFDYQDKQVQGTSWGTVPYWNSQGGKAGLSRSTNMAAHWSSWPLTDKTTFATLDHRLGGDWHLKAAYTHRQSDTDGKVYYGGAGFPNADRSGMTAWASHMRGTSRMEAIDLNLAGSYALLGREHALMMGYGEAAQRDSSPFMRTDLPSSYYSIEDWKHMGGIGKFSDYVTDLKGEHSKKQQKAGYLATRLSLTDRLHAVLGSRYGSWELQSATPKYDANDQLTASGKTGQTHNDMWTPYAGLLYDITPQYTLYASYTDIFKPQDARDANKKYLEPVVGSNYEVGLKGSVLDERLNLAAAYFWSTQDNVAERDNSVPRNPATGEEYYKSGGKGNKVNGFELEAAGEITPDWNLTAGYTYTHSVNGAGTRNNTGQPLNLLKLSSAYRLPGAWRNLTVGGAVNWQSEMYDFGDRPTGARNSEGRPITTREKITQQGYTVVNLMSRYQFDEHVTASVNVNNLFDKKYYERVGFYNGVYWGDPRSVTLALDWRL encoded by the coding sequence ATGCTCGCGCCGTTTACCCGTTCCATCACCTTTACCCTTGGCCTGTTCAGCCTTGTGCTGAGCCCTGAACTGCTGGCCGAAACCGATCCCGAACATGCCCCCGCCAACGCCCTCGAACTGGGCGCCACCACGGTCACTGCCGAAGGCCTGGGTGCGACCACCGAGCACACCGGCGCCTACACCACTGGCTCCATGAACACCGCCACTCGCCTGAACCTGTCGATCAAGGAAACGCCGCAATCGATCTCGGTGATCACGCGCCAGCAGATGGACGATTTCAACCTCAACACCCTGACCGATGTGTTGCGCCAGACCACCGGTGTCAACGTCCAGCACAATGATTCGGACCGCGTGTCCTATACCGCCCGTGGTTACGGCATCAGCAATTTCCAGATTGACGGAATGCTCAACACCTTCGGCTACATGAAGAGCGACGCCGACACCATTATCTATGACCGGATCGAAGTGGTTCGCGGCGCCACCGGCCTGACGACGGGCGCGGGTGACCCCTCGGCCACCGTCAACATGGTACGCAAGCGCCCTACCGCCCAATGGCAGGCGAAAACCGGGATCAGCGGCGCTACCCATGACAACTACTACAGCTACCTCGACGTCGGCGGCCCGCTGGCCTTCGACGGCAAACTGCGCGGGCGCAGCGTCCTGGCCTACCGCGACAGCAAATCCTTTCGCGACAACTATGCCCTGCAGCGGGCGGTCGGCTACGGCATTCTCGAGGGTGACCTTTCCGACGACACCGTGCTGGCCGTAGGCTTTGATTACCAGGACAAGCAGGTACAAGGCACCTCCTGGGGCACCGTGCCGTACTGGAACAGCCAGGGCGGCAAGGCCGGACTGTCGCGCTCCACCAATATGGCGGCGCACTGGAGTTCCTGGCCATTGACCGACAAAACCACCTTCGCCACCCTCGATCATCGGTTGGGCGGCGACTGGCACCTGAAGGCGGCCTACACCCATCGCCAGAGCGATACCGATGGCAAGGTGTATTACGGCGGCGCGGGGTTCCCCAACGCCGACCGCAGCGGCATGACGGCCTGGGCCAGCCATATGCGCGGCACCTCGAGAATGGAAGCCATCGATCTCAACCTGGCCGGCAGCTACGCGTTGCTGGGCCGTGAACACGCGCTGATGATGGGTTATGGCGAGGCCGCGCAGCGGGACAGTTCGCCCTTCATGCGCACCGACCTGCCCTCCAGCTACTACTCCATCGAGGACTGGAAACACATGGGCGGCATCGGCAAGTTCAGCGATTACGTCACCGACCTCAAGGGTGAGCACAGCAAGAAACAACAGAAAGCCGGTTACCTCGCGACTCGACTGAGCCTGACTGACCGCCTGCACGCCGTACTCGGCAGCCGCTACGGCAGTTGGGAACTGCAAAGCGCTACCCCCAAATACGACGCCAACGATCAACTGACCGCGTCCGGCAAAACCGGACAAACCCATAACGACATGTGGACGCCCTACGCCGGGCTGCTTTACGACATCACGCCGCAATACACCCTCTACGCGAGTTACACCGACATTTTCAAGCCGCAGGATGCGCGTGATGCCAACAAGAAATACCTGGAACCGGTGGTGGGCAGCAACTATGAGGTGGGGCTCAAGGGCAGCGTACTCGACGAGCGTCTGAACCTGGCCGCCGCGTATTTCTGGAGCACCCAGGACAATGTCGCCGAACGGGACAACTCGGTGCCGCGCAACCCGGCCACCGGTGAGGAGTACTACAAGTCCGGCGGCAAGGGCAACAAGGTGAACGGGTTCGAGCTGGAAGCGGCCGGGGAAATCACACCGGACTGGAACCTAACTGCGGGCTACACCTACACTCATTCGGTGAACGGCGCAGGCACGCGCAACAACACCGGCCAGCCGTTGAACCTGTTGAAGTTATCCAGCGCTTATCGTCTGCCGGGGGCCTGGCGCAATCTGACCGTGGGCGGCGCGGTGAATTGGCAGAGCGAGATGTATGACTTCGGCGACCGCCCCACGGGGGCGCGCAACAGCGAAGGCAGACCGATAACCACGCGGGAGAAAATCACGCAACAGGGCTACACCGTGGTCAACCTGATGTCGCGCTACCAGTTCGATGAACATGTTACGGCGTCGGTTAATGTCAACAATCTATTTGATAAGAAATATTACGAACGCGTTGGCTTTTATAATGGTGTGTATTGGGGCGATCCACGTTCGGTCACGCTGGCACTTGACTGGAGGCTATAA
- the gnd gene encoding phosphogluconate dehydrogenase (NAD(+)-dependent, decarboxylating), which produces MQLGIIGLGRMGGNIARRLMLNGHSTVVYDRNEAFVKGLSEEGATGVAGLEALVAGLQKPRAVWVMLPAGAPTEDTINELSELLESGDVIIDGGNTNYKDDVRRGKALAEKGLHYVDVGTSGGVWGLERGYCMMIGGDVETVQRLDPIFKSLAPGIGSIPRTKDRSASADPRAEQGYIHAGPAGSGHFVKMIHNGIEYGMMQAFAEGFDILKTKNSENLPEDQRFDLNVADIAEVWRRGSVVSSWLLDLTADALATDPKLDGYSGSVADSGEGRWTIEAAMEQAVPVPVLSTSLFARFRSRQQSTYGDKMLSAMRFGFGGHVETSKK; this is translated from the coding sequence ATGCAACTGGGGATTATCGGACTAGGCCGCATGGGCGGTAATATTGCGCGGCGCCTGATGCTCAATGGGCATTCCACCGTTGTTTATGACCGTAATGAAGCATTCGTAAAGGGCTTGAGCGAGGAGGGCGCCACCGGCGTCGCCGGCCTGGAGGCCCTGGTGGCCGGCCTGCAAAAGCCGCGCGCGGTATGGGTGATGCTGCCGGCGGGCGCGCCGACCGAAGACACCATCAATGAACTCAGTGAGCTGCTGGAAAGCGGTGACGTGATCATCGACGGCGGCAATACCAATTACAAGGACGACGTGCGTCGCGGCAAGGCCCTGGCGGAAAAGGGCCTGCACTATGTTGACGTCGGCACTTCCGGCGGTGTCTGGGGCCTGGAACGTGGCTACTGCATGATGATTGGCGGCGACGTGGAAACCGTGCAGCGCCTCGACCCGATCTTCAAGAGCCTCGCTCCCGGTATAGGCAGCATCCCTCGCACCAAGGACCGTTCGGCTTCTGCCGACCCACGTGCCGAGCAGGGTTATATCCATGCTGGCCCAGCGGGCTCCGGTCACTTCGTCAAGATGATCCATAACGGCATTGAGTACGGAATGATGCAGGCGTTTGCCGAAGGTTTTGACATCCTCAAGACCAAGAACTCGGAAAACCTGCCTGAAGATCAGCGCTTTGACCTGAACGTGGCCGACATCGCCGAAGTCTGGCGCCGTGGCAGCGTGGTGTCGTCGTGGCTGCTGGACCTGACCGCCGATGCGCTGGCCACCGACCCGAAACTCGACGGCTACTCCGGCTCCGTGGCCGACAGTGGCGAAGGCCGCTGGACCATCGAAGCGGCCATGGAGCAAGCGGTGCCGGTACCGGTGCTGTCTACCTCGCTGTTCGCCCGTTTCCGTTCGCGCCAGCAGAGCACCTACGGTGACAAAATGCTCTCGGCCATGCGCTTCGGCTTTGGCGGCCACGTGGAGACTTCCAAAAAATGA
- a CDS encoding HAD family hydrolase, whose protein sequence is MSDAAIHPIRFILSDVDGTLLHPDHSLSQRTADAVRALREAGVFFSLASGRPPKAMLHLIETFGIDVPVAGFNGGTLINPDGSILVAHHLPAEAALVTLALFSAEPDVEVWVFADGDWLRRDPPGPMVQREADGLGYGPVVVESFEPYLDRVDKIVAASNNTQLLVELEAQLQPKVQGLAQVSRSQPVYLDVTAMLANKGEALKTIAAHLGVPLAQTAAIGDGGNDPAMFQVAGLSIAMGQAEETVKRQASVVTGSNVEDGAAEAFERFMLTAR, encoded by the coding sequence ATGAGTGATGCAGCGATTCATCCCATCCGCTTTATCCTCAGTGACGTGGACGGCACGTTGCTGCATCCGGATCACAGCCTGAGCCAGCGCACCGCCGATGCGGTGCGCGCGCTGCGTGAGGCCGGGGTGTTTTTCAGCCTGGCCAGCGGGCGACCACCCAAGGCCATGCTGCATTTGATCGAGACCTTTGGCATCGACGTGCCGGTGGCGGGTTTCAACGGCGGTACGTTGATCAACCCGGATGGCAGCATCCTGGTGGCCCACCATCTGCCGGCGGAAGCAGCCCTGGTGACGTTGGCGCTGTTTTCCGCCGAGCCGGACGTGGAAGTGTGGGTGTTCGCCGACGGCGATTGGCTGCGTCGTGACCCGCCAGGGCCGATGGTGCAGCGCGAAGCCGATGGCCTGGGGTACGGGCCGGTGGTGGTGGAGAGTTTCGAGCCGTACCTGGACCGGGTCGACAAGATCGTCGCCGCCAGCAACAACACGCAATTGCTGGTGGAGCTGGAGGCGCAATTGCAGCCCAAGGTACAGGGCTTGGCCCAGGTGTCGCGTTCGCAGCCGGTTTACCTGGATGTGACGGCGATGCTGGCCAATAAGGGCGAGGCCTTGAAGACCATTGCGGCGCACCTTGGGGTGCCGCTTGCGCAAACGGCGGCCATTGGTGACGGCGGCAACGACCCGGCGATGTTCCAGGTGGCCGGTTTATCGATCGCAATGGGCCAGGCGGAAGAAACCGTCAAGCGTCAGGCCAGCGTCGTCACCGGCAGTAATGTCGAAGACGGCGCTGCTGAAGCGTTCGAGCGATTTATGCTGACCGCGCGATAA
- the zwf gene encoding glucose-6-phosphate dehydrogenase, with translation MTANGKKPKAEPAPPTTLFLFGAHGDLVKRLLMPALYNLSRDGLLGDGLRIVGVDHNAVSDADFAKKLEDFIRTEAASKVRGNADNALDPHLWAQLAKGISYVEGDFLDDSTYADIAQKIADSGTANAVFYLATAPRFFSEVVQRLGSAGLLNETEEGFRRVVIEKPFGSDLASAEALNACLLKVMSEKQIYRIDHYLGKETVQNILISRFSNVLFEAFWNNHYIDHVQITAAETVGVETRGSFFEKTGTLRDMVPNHLFQLLAMVAMEPPAAFGADAVRGEKAKVVGAIRPWSLEDARANSVRGQYTAGEIAGKSLPGYREEANVAPDSSTETFVALKVMIDNWRWVGVPFYLRTGKRMSIRDTEIVICFKQAPYAQFRDTEVDELKPTYLKIQIQPNEGMWFDLLAKKPGPALEMANIELGFDYKDFFEMQPSTGYETLIYDCMTGDQTLFQRADNIENGWRAVQPFLDAWKEDDGIQTYKAGEDGPAAADTLLARDGRTWHSLG, from the coding sequence ATGACCGCCAACGGCAAGAAACCCAAGGCCGAACCCGCTCCACCCACTACATTGTTCCTGTTTGGCGCCCATGGCGACCTGGTCAAGCGCCTGCTGATGCCGGCGCTGTACAACCTGAGCCGCGACGGGTTGCTGGGCGATGGCCTGCGTATCGTGGGCGTTGATCACAACGCCGTCAGCGACGCGGACTTTGCCAAGAAGCTCGAGGATTTCATTCGCACCGAGGCGGCCAGCAAAGTCCGGGGAAATGCCGACAATGCGCTGGACCCACACCTGTGGGCCCAGTTGGCCAAAGGCATCAGCTACGTCGAGGGCGACTTCCTCGACGACAGCACCTACGCGGATATCGCGCAGAAAATTGCCGACAGCGGCACCGCCAATGCCGTGTTCTACCTCGCGACCGCGCCGCGCTTCTTCAGTGAAGTGGTGCAACGCCTGGGCAGCGCCGGGTTGCTCAATGAAACCGAGGAGGGCTTCCGCCGCGTGGTCATCGAGAAACCTTTCGGTTCCGACCTGGCCTCCGCCGAAGCCTTGAATGCGTGCCTGCTCAAGGTGATGAGCGAGAAACAGATCTATCGCATCGACCATTACCTGGGCAAGGAAACGGTGCAGAACATCCTGATCAGCCGTTTTTCCAACGTGCTGTTCGAAGCGTTCTGGAACAATCATTACATCGATCATGTGCAAATCACCGCTGCGGAAACGGTCGGCGTGGAAACCCGCGGCAGTTTCTTCGAAAAAACCGGCACCCTGCGGGACATGGTGCCCAACCACCTGTTCCAGTTGCTGGCCATGGTTGCCATGGAGCCGCCGGCAGCCTTCGGTGCCGACGCGGTGCGCGGGGAGAAGGCCAAGGTGGTGGGAGCAATCCGCCCCTGGTCCCTGGAGGATGCGCGGGCCAATTCCGTTCGCGGCCAGTACACCGCCGGTGAAATCGCCGGCAAGTCGCTGCCGGGCTACCGTGAAGAAGCCAATGTTGCACCCGACAGCAGCACCGAGACCTTCGTCGCGCTGAAGGTGATGATCGACAACTGGCGCTGGGTCGGCGTGCCGTTCTACTTGCGTACCGGCAAACGCATGAGCATCCGCGACACCGAGATCGTGATCTGCTTCAAGCAGGCGCCTTACGCGCAATTTCGCGACACCGAGGTCGATGAGCTCAAGCCCACCTACCTGAAAATCCAGATCCAGCCGAATGAAGGCATGTGGTTCGACCTGCTGGCGAAAAAGCCTGGGCCGGCCCTGGAGATGGCCAACATCGAACTGGGCTTTGACTACAAGGATTTCTTCGAGATGCAACCGTCGACGGGGTACGAGACGCTGATCTACGACTGCATGACCGGCGACCAGACTTTGTTCCAGCGCGCCGACAACATCGAGAACGGCTGGCGTGCCGTGCAGCCGTTCCTGGATGCCTGGAAAGAAGATGACGGTATCCAGACCTACAAGGCTGGCGAAGATGGCCCGGCGGCGGCCGACACCTTGCTGGCCCGTGATGGTCGCACCTGGCACAGCCTCGGATGA
- a CDS encoding phosphoethanolamine transferase CptA: protein MAMFKRSTTTAKGFDWAGLGWLFLFFWYFSGITQLLIQLTGTSGFSGFRQAFFMSALWLAPMLLFPRQTRLLAALIGVVLWACSMASLGYFFIYQQEFSQSVIFIMFESNISEAGEYATQYFAWWIVLAFIAHTAFAIFLWTRLRPVYLPRGQSIVAAIAIVLAVVGYPLVKQIATSETMELAIDRFETRIEPAVPWQMIVAYRRYTEQLDNMQGMLTSASQIPPLKNLKDSMAGQPSTLVLVIGESTNRQRMSLYGYPRNTTPELDKLRDQLAVFDNVITPRPYTIEALQQVLTFADEENPDLYLKTPSIVSVMKQAGYKTFWITNQQTMTKRNTMLTTFSEQADEQVYLNNNRNQNARQYDGDVLAPFSKALADTAERKFIVVHLLGTHMSYQYRYPQTFDKFTDRQGVPPGVSDAQLPTYNSYDNAVLYNDFVVSSLIKDYAKTDPNGFLLYLSDHGEDVFDSAGHDTLGRNEGKPTAPMYTIPFMAYASPKWRESHDWSFAGDLQRPYSSSQLIHTWADLAGLSFDELDHSKSLVSDSFKPRPLLIGNPYETKQKALIDFSLIKPKKADSTDVVVK from the coding sequence ATGGCGATGTTCAAACGCAGCACGACGACTGCGAAAGGCTTTGATTGGGCCGGCCTTGGCTGGTTATTCCTGTTTTTCTGGTATTTCTCCGGGATTACCCAACTTCTTATCCAACTGACCGGCACGTCCGGCTTCAGCGGTTTCCGCCAGGCGTTCTTCATGAGTGCGCTGTGGCTGGCGCCGATGTTGCTGTTCCCCCGGCAAACACGCCTGCTCGCTGCCTTGATCGGCGTGGTGTTGTGGGCCTGTTCGATGGCCAGCCTGGGTTATTTCTTCATTTACCAGCAGGAATTTTCCCAGAGCGTCATATTCATTATGTTCGAGTCGAACATTTCTGAAGCGGGCGAGTACGCCACCCAGTACTTTGCCTGGTGGATCGTGCTGGCGTTCATCGCCCACACCGCCTTCGCGATTTTCCTGTGGACACGCCTGCGCCCGGTGTACTTGCCGCGTGGCCAGTCGATCGTGGCGGCGATCGCCATTGTACTGGCCGTGGTCGGCTACCCGCTGGTCAAGCAGATCGCTACCAGCGAAACCATGGAACTGGCCATCGACCGCTTCGAAACCCGGATCGAACCGGCCGTGCCATGGCAGATGATCGTCGCCTACCGCCGCTACACCGAACAGCTGGACAATATGCAAGGCATGCTGACCAGTGCCAGCCAGATCCCACCGCTGAAGAACCTGAAGGACAGCATGGCCGGCCAGCCGTCCACCCTGGTGCTGGTGATCGGCGAATCCACCAACCGCCAGCGCATGAGCCTGTATGGTTACCCGCGTAACACCACGCCGGAACTGGACAAGCTGCGCGACCAACTGGCGGTGTTCGACAACGTCATTACACCGCGCCCGTACACCATTGAAGCGCTGCAGCAGGTACTGACCTTCGCCGACGAAGAAAACCCCGACCTGTACCTCAAGACGCCGTCGATCGTCAGCGTGATGAAACAGGCCGGCTACAAGACCTTCTGGATCACCAACCAGCAAACCATGACCAAGCGCAACACCATGCTCACGACCTTTTCCGAACAGGCCGACGAGCAGGTGTACCTCAACAACAACCGGAACCAGAACGCCCGCCAATACGACGGCGATGTACTGGCCCCGTTTTCCAAGGCCCTGGCCGATACCGCCGAGCGCAAGTTCATCGTGGTGCACCTGTTGGGCACGCACATGAGCTACCAGTACCGTTATCCGCAGACGTTCGACAAGTTCACCGACCGCCAGGGCGTGCCGCCCGGTGTCAGCGATGCACAATTGCCAACGTACAACAGCTATGACAACGCGGTGCTGTACAACGACTTCGTGGTGTCGAGCCTGATCAAGGACTACGCCAAGACCGACCCCAACGGCTTCCTGCTGTATCTGTCGGACCACGGCGAGGACGTGTTCGACTCGGCCGGCCATGACACCCTGGGCCGCAACGAAGGCAAGCCGACCGCGCCGATGTACACCATTCCCTTCATGGCCTACGCCTCGCCCAAGTGGCGCGAAAGCCACGATTGGAGCTTCGCCGGCGACCTGCAACGGCCTTACAGCAGTTCGCAGTTGATCCACACCTGGGCGGACCTGGCAGGTTTGAGTTTCGATGAACTGGACCACAGCAAAAGCCTGGTCAGCGACAGCTTCAAGCCGCGCCCCTTGCTGATCGGCAACCCTTACGAGACCAAGCAGAAGGCCTTGATTGACTTCAGTCTGATCAAGCCGAAAAAGGCCGACAGCACCGACGTGGTGGTCAAGTAA
- the zapE gene encoding cell division protein ZapE, with product MTFDSPLAAYQDAIAQQGFVPDDAQRRAVQALQTCHQALHQGRSPIAGVYLWGPVGRGKTWLMDQFYQSLRVPARRQHFHHFMGWVHQRSFQLSGIKDPLQALARELSRDVRVLCFDELFVNDIGDAIILGRLFQVMFEEGVVMVCTSNQPPEQLYAEGFNRERFVPGIEAIKQHMQVVAVDGGEDHRLHAGVGLQRYWVNQPEALATVFKQLSAGQTVSEGRVVNVGHRTITAVQASDAVLWCRYAELCEQPLAAMDFMLLCDRFKAILLAQVPNLSAPQRPGRIARGTEDGAERVVAGDRQLPELSVHDDSVRRFIALVDECYDRKVPLFIEAQVPLERLYTEGYLAFPFRRTLSRLREMQLQRFGA from the coding sequence ATGACTTTCGACTCGCCGCTCGCCGCTTATCAAGATGCCATCGCCCAGCAGGGTTTCGTGCCCGACGACGCTCAGCGCCGTGCGGTGCAGGCCTTGCAAACCTGTCACCAGGCGTTGCACCAAGGCCGTTCGCCCATTGCCGGCGTTTACCTGTGGGGGCCGGTGGGGCGCGGCAAGACCTGGTTGATGGACCAGTTCTATCAAAGCCTGCGCGTGCCGGCGCGGCGTCAGCATTTTCATCACTTCATGGGCTGGGTACACCAGCGCTCGTTCCAGCTCAGCGGTATCAAGGACCCGCTGCAGGCGTTGGCGCGGGAACTGAGCCGGGACGTGCGCGTGCTGTGTTTCGATGAGTTGTTCGTCAATGACATTGGTGACGCGATCATTCTCGGTCGTCTGTTCCAGGTGATGTTCGAGGAGGGCGTGGTGATGGTCTGTACGTCCAATCAACCGCCTGAGCAGCTGTACGCCGAGGGTTTCAACCGTGAACGGTTCGTGCCGGGCATCGAGGCGATCAAGCAGCATATGCAGGTGGTGGCAGTGGACGGTGGCGAGGATCATCGCTTGCACGCCGGTGTGGGCCTGCAGCGCTACTGGGTGAATCAGCCCGAGGCACTGGCCACGGTGTTCAAGCAACTGAGCGCGGGGCAAACGGTCAGCGAGGGGAGGGTGGTGAACGTGGGCCATCGCACGATTACGGCGGTGCAGGCCAGTGACGCGGTACTGTGGTGCCGCTACGCCGAGCTCTGCGAGCAGCCGCTGGCCGCGATGGATTTCATGCTGCTGTGTGATCGCTTCAAGGCCATCCTGTTGGCGCAGGTGCCCAACCTCAGCGCACCGCAGCGCCCGGGGCGGATCGCCCGTGGTACCGAAGACGGGGCCGAGCGCGTTGTCGCAGGGGACCGTCAATTGCCGGAGCTGTCGGTGCACGACGACAGCGTGCGACGCTTTATCGCGCTGGTGGATGAATGTTACGACCGCAAGGTGCCGTTGTTCATCGAAGCCCAAGTGCCACTGGAACGTCTGTATACCGAAGGCTACCTGGCGTTTCCTTTTCGTCGCACCTTGAGCCGCTTGCGAGAAATGCAGCTGCAGCGCTTCGGCGCCTGA
- a CDS encoding DUF6026 family protein has protein sequence MTRPPQTLYVSIRRDELRQLKDERDQLQQEVLRLRSHLQAQLELPSGAKPALC, from the coding sequence ATGACCCGACCGCCTCAGACCCTCTACGTCAGCATCCGCCGCGATGAATTGCGCCAGTTGAAGGACGAGCGCGATCAGTTGCAACAGGAAGTCCTGCGTCTGCGTTCACATCTGCAGGCCCAGCTTGAACTGCCGTCCGGCGCCAAGCCCGCGCTCTGCTGA
- a CDS encoding GNAT family N-acetyltransferase, with protein MDTPDILVLQASYTNAVHADAIGSLLNHYAEDPMGGGHTLQADLLQQLPGELAKRPYAFSVLAFVGGEPAGLVNCFEGFSTFACRPLVNVHDVVVAKQFRGLGLSQKMLQKVEEIARQRGCCKITLEVLEGNELAQSAYRKFGFDDSVFDPAHGRMLFWNKAL; from the coding sequence ATGGACACCCCAGACATCCTGGTGCTGCAAGCCAGCTACACCAACGCCGTGCACGCGGATGCCATCGGCTCGCTGCTCAACCACTATGCTGAAGATCCAATGGGCGGCGGCCACACGTTGCAAGCCGACCTGTTGCAGCAATTGCCTGGGGAACTGGCCAAGCGCCCCTATGCGTTCAGTGTGCTGGCGTTCGTCGGGGGTGAGCCAGCCGGGCTGGTCAATTGCTTCGAGGGCTTCTCGACATTCGCTTGTCGACCCTTGGTCAACGTCCATGATGTGGTGGTGGCGAAACAGTTTCGTGGCTTGGGCTTGAGCCAGAAAATGCTGCAGAAGGTCGAGGAAATCGCCCGGCAGCGCGGGTGCTGCAAAATCACCCTGGAAGTGCTTGAAGGCAATGAGTTGGCACAGTCGGCGTATCGCAAGTTCGGTTTCGACGATTCGGTTTTTGATCCTGCCCATGGCCGTATGTTGTTCTGGAACAAGGCACTGTAA